Genomic window (Campylobacter concisus):
CAGGCGTGCTCCTTAAACCGCTCGGACATCTACCCATGAAGAAGTGGAATTATATCTTTATTTGCTTAATGCTTGGCTTTTAGAGCTTTAGTCCCAAGATAACGACATCTTTGTGCTCGCCATCCATCAGGCAAACGCCAGGCAGTTCGCCCCATTTTTCAAAGCCAAATTTCAAAAACAGCCCAAGGCTTGCTTTGTTTTTGCTAAAGATTAGTGCGATGATGTTTTTTAAATTTAGCTCTCTAGCTTCATTTAGGCTGTGGGCTAAAAGCTGTTTGCCGATGCCCCATTTAAGAGCCTTTTTAGCGACATAGATGCTTATCTCTACGCTTATATCGTAAGCGATTTTTGGATTAAAGTCACTCAGTGAGCAGTAGCCTAAAATTTCATCATTTTCTTTGTAGATAAAGATAGGGCGCGAGCTGCCGTGGGCGTTAAACCAAGGCTCTCGCTCCTTTGTGCTAACTGGCTGCATATCAGCAGTCGCACTTCTATCTAAAATGTAGTCATTGTAAATTTGCGTGATTGCTTCAAGGTCGCTTAAATTTGCTCGCTCGATCAAGCCTAGCTTCTTTTAGCTACTTGATAGATCGGCTCAAGCTTTGCTGCGATCTCTTTTAGATCTTTTATCCTACTCTCGTTTGATGGGTGTGTGCTTAAAATTTCAGGCACCTTTCCGCCACTCATCTTGCTCATTTTTACCCAGACTTCGACCGCTTCTTTTGGATCGTATCCAGCTCTTGCCATTAGCTCAGTACCGATGTGATCAGCCTCGGTCTCATGCGAGCGAGAAAACGGCAGAGATATGGTGTATTCGCTAGCTAAATTTAAAGCATTAGCTCCAAGATCGCCAAGGCCAGTAGCTGTAGCTATTGCAAAGATACCTATGCTTTTCATCTGATCAGCACTTGCTTGCTCTCTGCTGTGCTCCCTAAGAGCGTGTGCGATCTCGTGCCCCATGACTGCAGCTAGCTGTGCATCTGTTAAATTTAGCCTTTTTATGATGCCACTATAAACGACTATCCTGCCACCTGGCATACACCAAGCATTTAGCGTATCCTCGTTAATGACATTTACTTGCCACTTCCATTTTAGAGCATCATCTCTAAAAACACCAGTTTGAGCGATGAGTCTTTTAGCGATATCTTGAACTCTTTTTGTAAGGATCGGATCGACGTTTAGCTCGCCTTTACTTCTAGCAGCTGTTAGCGTCTTGACATAGGCTTGGGCTGAGCTTTGCTCCATAGCTTCTGATGAGACTAGCATAAATTGCTTACGATCAGCACCAACAACGCCTGCTTTTGTAACGCTTGAGCAGCCAGTGAAGAGCAAACTGGACACTAATAAAGTAAGTATAAAATTTTTCATTTTTATCCTTTTTGGACTAAAATTTCGCGTATTATAGCCTGAGTCGGATATGCATTGTTAAACGAGGGGATAAATTTAATTTTTGTGATATCAAAAATAGTAATTTGCTTTTTTGCAAATTTTAAAATCTTACTCACTCGCCTTAACAGACTGCTAAATTTAGGTCTCGTAGCTACTCGCCACTAAATTTAGAGCCGTGATATGCCAGCTCTAATTTTAAAATTTGCCTGACACTTGCCTGATGATAAAGTGTATTCAGTGTGCTGCTTGGTTTATGACCGCATAAATCAAAATTTAGATGCTATATCTTAAATTTAACCCTTACGCCTTATAGTTTATATTTCTCTCAAATTCTCTCAAACGTTTATTTACGGATCTTAACTCTGTTATCGTCGTCCAGTTGTCGATAAAGACGCTAAAACTCTCTCTAACTTGAGAAAAAGCGTTGCTAGCTTGTATAAGCACACCAAGCGTTATAACGCCGCTAAATAGACCATTTCCCATGATGACATAAGGTACGATGACAAGAATTTGTGAAAAAGAGATGAGCCAAAGGTTAAAGTAGCCGTAGTGCAAAAATAGTTTGTAATAATTTAACTTTACGCCTGTAAAAAGCTCTAGCATGACATTTGGCTGGCAAAATTTAGACTTATCATCTTCGCCGTAAACTAGCTCTTTTCTAAACGCCGCTTCTGCTTTTTGGTTGTTATACTCGATATGCGGGAGTTTAATGCCCACAAACCACGAAATAATTAAGCCACCGATGCTAATTATTAAAGCGATATAAACAAGCGAGCC
Coding sequences:
- a CDS encoding M48 family metallopeptidase, with protein sequence MKNFILTLLVSSLLFTGCSSVTKAGVVGADRKQFMLVSSEAMEQSSAQAYVKTLTAARSKGELNVDPILTKRVQDIAKRLIAQTGVFRDDALKWKWQVNVINEDTLNAWCMPGGRIVVYSGIIKRLNLTDAQLAAVMGHEIAHALREHSREQASADQMKSIGIFAIATATGLGDLGANALNLASEYTISLPFSRSHETEADHIGTELMARAGYDPKEAVEVWVKMSKMSGGKVPEILSTHPSNESRIKDLKEIAAKLEPIYQVAKRS
- a CDS encoding GNAT family N-acetyltransferase, whose product is MIERANLSDLEAITQIYNDYILDRSATADMQPVSTKEREPWFNAHGSSRPIFIYKENDEILGYCSLSDFNPKIAYDISVEISIYVAKKALKWGIGKQLLAHSLNEARELNLKNIIALIFSKNKASLGLFLKFGFEKWGELPGVCLMDGEHKDVVILGLKL